The following coding sequences are from one Shewanella putrefaciens window:
- a CDS encoding TRAP transporter substrate-binding protein — translation MTLNQQISMNRPLKTVAKMLAIASVIATSFNVLAAPVEIKFSHVVAENTPKGQMALKFKELVEQRLPGEYKVSVYPSSQLFGDNNELAALLLNDVQFVAPSLSKFERYTKRLQIFDLPFLFNDMDAVNRFQQGEAGQTLLNSMTRKGIVGLGYLHNGMKQFSANTPLKQPSDAKGLKFRVMASDVLAAQFDAIGAIPVKKPFSEVFTLLQTRAIDGQENTWSNTYSQKFYEVQSHITESNHGVLDYMVVTSDTFWKGLPADKRKIIKEALDESIALGNKIAAEKDNEDKQLILDSKRSQLVTLTPAERQQWVDVMKPVWAKFEDQVGKDIIEAAVAANKQ, via the coding sequence ATGACATTGAATCAACAGATTAGTATGAACCGCCCATTGAAAACTGTTGCGAAGATGCTTGCTATTGCATCTGTTATTGCAACCAGTTTTAACGTGCTTGCAGCCCCCGTCGAAATTAAGTTTTCTCATGTGGTTGCAGAAAACACCCCCAAAGGCCAAATGGCGTTGAAATTTAAAGAGTTGGTTGAACAACGCTTACCGGGTGAATACAAAGTCAGTGTATATCCTAGCTCACAGTTATTTGGGGATAACAACGAGTTAGCAGCATTACTATTAAATGATGTGCAATTTGTAGCGCCTTCTCTATCAAAATTTGAACGCTACACAAAACGTTTACAGATATTCGATCTGCCCTTTTTATTCAACGATATGGATGCAGTAAATCGCTTCCAGCAGGGAGAAGCGGGGCAAACATTATTAAACTCAATGACACGTAAAGGGATTGTCGGCTTAGGCTATTTACATAATGGTATGAAGCAATTCTCAGCCAATACCCCGCTTAAACAACCTTCTGATGCAAAAGGGTTAAAGTTCCGCGTGATGGCATCGGACGTATTAGCGGCTCAATTTGATGCGATTGGTGCGATTCCAGTAAAAAAACCGTTCTCGGAAGTATTTACCCTGCTACAAACCCGCGCTATCGATGGTCAAGAGAATACTTGGTCTAATACTTATTCACAAAAATTCTATGAAGTTCAAAGCCATATCACAGAGAGTAATCATGGTGTACTTGATTATATGGTTGTAACCTCAGATACCTTCTGGAAAGGATTACCAGCAGACAAACGTAAAATCATCAAAGAAGCCTTAGATGAGTCAATCGCATTAGGGAATAAAATTGCTGCCGAGAAAGATAACGAAGATAAACAATTAATCCTCGATTCTAAACGCTCACAGTTAGTGACATTAACGCCTGCAGAACGTCAACAATGGGTAGATGTAATGAAACCTGTGTGGGCGAAATTCGAAGATCAAGTTGGCAAAGATATCATCGAAGCCGCCGTTGCTGCAAATAAACAATAA
- a CDS encoding TRAP transporter small permease, with translation MISRIFGYFEIGMLNLLITLMTLLVFTEVVARFFFNTGFLWIQELTLTLCGWFVLFGMSYGVKVGAHIGVDAFVKSLPPKAKKITSLITTSICLIYCGLFLKGSFEYLSQMYHVGVPMEDIHFPRALLNNLDPDFAWNTLRIDVDDGAVPIWLSQSILLIGFTMLTWRFLELFIAILRNQVSGLKFADEAKESMHLIDESAQQTHTTTDNKEVK, from the coding sequence GTGATATCGCGAATTTTTGGTTACTTTGAAATAGGTATGCTCAATTTACTTATTACCCTGATGACACTGCTTGTATTTACAGAGGTTGTAGCACGGTTTTTCTTTAATACCGGTTTTCTGTGGATCCAAGAACTGACATTAACCCTGTGTGGGTGGTTTGTGTTGTTTGGTATGTCCTACGGAGTCAAGGTTGGCGCACATATCGGTGTCGATGCCTTTGTAAAAAGCTTGCCGCCAAAGGCAAAAAAAATCACCTCCTTAATCACAACCTCAATCTGTTTAATTTATTGTGGATTGTTTTTAAAAGGCAGTTTTGAATATCTATCGCAGATGTATCACGTTGGTGTACCAATGGAAGACATCCATTTTCCAAGAGCATTACTCAATAATTTAGATCCTGATTTTGCTTGGAATACCCTAAGAATTGACGTGGATGATGGGGCTGTCCCCATTTGGTTATCCCAAAGTATCCTGTTGATTGGTTTTACTATGCTCACATGGCGTTTTCTAGAATTATTTATCGCCATTCTCCGCAACCAAGTCTCAGGCTTAAAATTTGCCGATGAAGCGAAAGAAAGTATGCATTTAATCGATGAAAGTGCGCAGCAAACTCACACAACGACAGATAACAAGGAGGTAAAATAA
- a CDS encoding TRAP transporter large permease, whose translation MAIATLFTALLVCMFLGMPIAIALGFSSMLTILFFSNDSLASIALKLYESSSEHYTLLAIPFFILSSAFLSTGGVARRIIDFAMDSIGHIRGGLAMASVMACMLFAAVSGSSPATVAAIGSIVIVGMVKAGYPEKFAAGVITTSGTLGILIPPSIVMLVYAAATEVSAARMFMAGLIPGLLMGLLLMVVIYIVARFKNLPSRPFPGIKQLGLSSAKALGGLALILIVLGSIYGGIASPTEASAVACMYAYLIAVFGYRDIGPLKNVAWRNSGESLPNAIARNLWHMILGLIKTPVDTEVRNVVRDGAKVSIMLLFIIANAMLFAHVLTTERIPHIIAEYIVSMGLPAWGFLIIVNLLLLAAGNFMEPSAIVLIMAPILFPIATQLGIDPIHLGIIMVVNMEIGMLTPPVGLNLFVTSGITGRSIGWVIHSVLPWLLLMLVFLAFITYVPQISLFLPEMLDKLRGY comes from the coding sequence ATGGCCATTGCAACCCTATTTACCGCCCTACTCGTCTGTATGTTTTTAGGCATGCCGATCGCCATTGCGCTAGGTTTTTCCAGCATGCTCACCATTTTATTCTTCTCCAATGACTCTTTAGCCTCTATTGCCCTAAAACTCTATGAGTCGTCATCAGAGCATTACACGCTACTGGCCATTCCCTTCTTTATCCTATCGTCAGCCTTTTTATCAACTGGTGGTGTAGCAAGGCGTATTATTGACTTTGCCATGGACAGTATTGGACATATCCGTGGTGGTCTCGCGATGGCATCGGTTATGGCCTGTATGCTGTTTGCTGCGGTTTCAGGATCATCCCCTGCAACCGTTGCCGCCATTGGTTCAATAGTGATCGTTGGTATGGTAAAAGCGGGTTATCCTGAAAAATTTGCAGCTGGTGTCATTACTACCTCAGGCACTCTTGGGATTTTGATCCCGCCATCGATTGTGATGTTAGTGTATGCGGCAGCGACCGAAGTATCAGCAGCAAGAATGTTTATGGCAGGTTTGATTCCTGGCTTATTAATGGGTTTGCTACTCATGGTAGTCATCTATATCGTTGCCCGTTTTAAAAACCTACCATCACGCCCCTTCCCTGGCATTAAACAATTAGGACTTTCCAGTGCTAAGGCGCTCGGTGGCTTAGCACTTATTCTGATAGTTTTAGGTTCCATTTACGGTGGTATTGCCAGTCCAACTGAAGCCTCTGCTGTGGCTTGTATGTATGCTTATTTGATTGCGGTATTTGGTTATCGTGATATTGGGCCGCTGAAAAATGTCGCATGGCGCAACTCAGGCGAAAGCCTACCGAATGCGATTGCCCGCAACCTATGGCATATGATATTGGGCTTAATAAAAACCCCCGTAGATACTGAAGTACGAAATGTGGTGCGTGATGGTGCTAAAGTCAGCATTATGCTGCTGTTTATTATTGCTAACGCAATGCTGTTTGCGCATGTACTTACAACAGAGCGTATACCCCATATAATCGCCGAATATATTGTCAGTATGGGTCTACCCGCTTGGGGCTTCCTGATTATCGTCAACTTGTTGCTACTCGCGGCAGGGAACTTTATGGAACCGTCTGCGATAGTACTAATTATGGCGCCGATCCTCTTTCCAATTGCAACTCAGTTGGGAATTGACCCTATTCACTTAGGGATTATCATGGTGGTGAACATGGAAATAGGTATGCTAACGCCGCCTGTTGGACTCAACCTTTTTGTGACATCGGGGATTACTGGACGCAGTATTGGCTGGGTTATCCACTCCGTACTCCCATGGCTATTGTTGATGCTAGTCTTCTTAGCCTTTATTACCTATGTGCCACAAATATCCCTGTTTTTACCCGAGATGCTGGATAAGTTAAGGGGGTATTAG
- a CDS encoding sensor histidine kinase encodes MLPMTPTAKKRLFLTIVLLTGLFAILKLTYWIHLHQGKIEIQTQSEQQLKELVSFLDGALSRYESIPHVLSTNPMLAQVLNDQQNPQKVQELNLYLEEIQHVTEASDIYLIDALGIAIAASNWQQSFSFIGKDYSFRPYYTDAISGNLGRYYAVGTSSDKRGFYFSYPIYQQGGKGILGAIVVKVNIADIEQQSTSIAIAGQYQFVISDPDDIVFISSIDEWRLTSLTPLTQAKQYALNASKRYAERTISELLIKPHYQYSGENYDHIYQIRTGITQAQYMDTHHEMTKAGWRVHILAPMKPLHESMPALMLLSASIYLLLALALLFSAERRRNLQRMQLAQSLLEQRVEERTQDLQQANERLKDTQDELIQAAKLTVIGSLSASINHELNQPLAALRSYAQNTQTFLARDMQDKAQDNLKIIIELTDRLADIVGQFKSFTRKSQGTDSATDINRCITQALTIVQPAIDKQGVELDVQLPDGNYQVWGDKVRLQQVLVNIMSNAIVAMQQSIKRRLIIRVSKQDKFCISIQDSGPGVRESQMEKIFEPYFTTNERHGLGLGLSISQRIIESMQGQINVANAENGGAIFQIILPIYLLEERQSL; translated from the coding sequence ATGCTCCCCATGACGCCAACAGCCAAAAAACGTCTCTTTTTGACGATAGTGCTACTCACGGGATTATTCGCAATCCTAAAGTTGACCTATTGGATTCATTTGCATCAAGGTAAAATTGAAATCCAAACCCAATCTGAACAACAATTAAAGGAACTCGTCAGTTTTTTGGATGGTGCGCTTTCACGCTATGAGAGTATCCCCCACGTGCTTTCGACCAACCCAATGCTGGCGCAGGTGCTCAACGATCAGCAGAATCCTCAAAAAGTCCAAGAGTTGAATCTCTATTTAGAAGAAATCCAGCATGTTACTGAAGCATCTGATATTTATCTTATTGATGCGCTGGGTATTGCTATTGCCGCCAGTAACTGGCAACAGAGTTTCTCATTTATTGGTAAAGATTATTCCTTCAGGCCCTATTATACCGATGCCATTTCAGGAAATTTAGGGCGCTATTATGCCGTCGGTACTAGCTCAGATAAACGTGGTTTTTACTTCTCTTACCCGATTTATCAGCAAGGTGGGAAAGGTATACTCGGCGCGATTGTGGTGAAAGTGAATATTGCCGATATAGAGCAACAGAGCACCAGTATTGCCATTGCGGGCCAGTATCAGTTTGTGATCAGCGATCCCGATGATATCGTTTTTATTTCCAGTATTGATGAATGGCGCCTCACCTCCTTAACGCCACTCACCCAAGCTAAACAATACGCGCTAAATGCTTCAAAACGCTACGCCGAACGGACTATTAGCGAACTATTAATCAAACCACATTATCAATATAGCGGCGAAAACTACGACCATATTTACCAAATTCGCACGGGTATAACCCAAGCTCAATATATGGATACCCACCACGAGATGACAAAAGCGGGTTGGCGAGTTCACATTCTAGCGCCAATGAAACCCTTACACGAATCCATGCCCGCTCTTATGCTACTTTCTGCTTCGATTTATCTGTTGCTTGCATTAGCGCTTTTATTTAGTGCAGAGCGGAGACGTAATTTACAACGCATGCAACTGGCACAAAGTCTTCTTGAACAACGGGTTGAAGAACGTACACAAGATTTACAACAAGCTAATGAACGCCTCAAAGATACTCAAGATGAACTTATTCAAGCGGCAAAGCTAACCGTTATCGGTAGCTTATCTGCCAGTATTAACCATGAACTTAATCAACCTTTGGCGGCATTGCGCAGTTATGCACAAAACACTCAGACGTTTCTTGCGAGGGATATGCAAGATAAGGCACAGGATAATCTTAAAATTATTATCGAACTCACCGACAGACTCGCCGATATTGTCGGCCAATTTAAAAGTTTTACTCGTAAAAGCCAAGGTACTGATAGCGCTACAGATATTAATCGCTGCATCACACAAGCCTTAACCATAGTTCAACCAGCTATCGATAAACAAGGCGTAGAATTGGATGTGCAACTCCCCGATGGCAATTATCAGGTTTGGGGGGATAAAGTCAGATTACAGCAAGTGTTGGTCAACATTATGAGTAATGCGATTGTCGCTATGCAACAATCAATTAAACGCCGTCTGATTATCAGGGTAAGCAAACAAGATAAGTTTTGTATCAGCATTCAAGATTCGGGCCCAGGTGTTCGCGAAAGCCAAATGGAAAAAATCTTTGAGCCCTATTTCACGACAAACGAGCGCCATGGTTTAGGATTAGGCCTATCAATTTCACAACGTATCATCGAGTCTATGCAAGGCCAGATTAATGTCGCCAATGCCGAAAATGGTGGGGCTATTTTTCAGATTATTTTACCGATTTATTTACTCGAGGAACGCCAGTCACTATGA